The Garra rufa chromosome 8, GarRuf1.0, whole genome shotgun sequence genome has a segment encoding these proteins:
- the akap11 gene encoding A-kinase anchor protein 11 codes for MDACARIRGVPLKSRATMKKETIREGSNPCLKSLLKHKKELCNVVVELHNKEPQYLSEVHYVCLPSHAEGEDFTLQALTSLSTEMMELLRSLHVHTLKDEEILLLKDPKRPFERKDSVSQACSRALCILRHSPTPQISVCSMLGLLARYTAGIRYALELQVLQRGTSEACQAEDDDTNQSVSSIEEDFVTAFEHLEEEDTGAHSQRNQRDVASQTVPSHLRDLSGSRIIISSIPRKSVRKEKVAAKVLETVPKSTTWPACSENLYALSSFPKGRVTSTSLTESDESDCSSPSPIIFLDEVGYQKSLKAKLDIPKIPVLKDGVEDSDSEVSEFFDSFDQFDELDQSFDSNIKVLKEQPHPGQTEKHVDKSGCKFVSRGCSTTAMNPHKFDHRTLPANVKKPTPLKPGSPYSIHSDSPDSPRPARTPCDESGPLFSPVRSSAFSPLGEGGSLEYFWKADGDGSELRKPQDLCSLYKTYSDFANNLSKEILGSVCGYSSPVDFNINKNLSCVCHKEFKNTNGHLMKLSDIQETVTITKSQSQSLKDGIQKFATDLVEMSLGSALRDLQKGVSSCTTTLCHLAARLTSSVFQMAFHEIGMRRAYVLKERAINGLANFLVGEAISGALKEFLFVKKQIFNNTVTRFAADLAEELVFEGIMEVCQFSHPSTPLTPSDWSFEQEEEVVSSYASDLSESVLQEAFIELSQADVTFTTQAAISVSVDNICYVSAEDSTLITKTCSAQTSYLGSQVVTEAANQEQDGCTVKKALYCVSGMASCVPVPVAGKVISHVHNSDEPSQYKSSIGHVCQTSPKRTICCHGEVASSTSDTSEATQTESSPGPARTQDASGEELDGNPSIENDSNKPSIGKTFQNFSGNMVDTIVGEAFDLMHSSTKVKKKVEDCADFLSKTIAARISTPSHVSTPRGPSQVPFNLVSKGSCDPSTRSIRPVSKLTPEVRSVMRMDTLEVPSFEVTTCSGRKVGADDFPSNNSGTKSTEIPSTPPSSPQQPSDEYSEKQIRQFSKKLKGTLAKEFSPATPPPTPYYPPATDTKEEGSVSDKADFMLKLIRSLSEEAGSNEDEEEDQEDGPHSRNCQAELSPNVRSRMIERSALHYAERLACHIVSMATEMDTLSLGDVKKPTGDESKGSVALHSAQFSEQTLNSLWTYAGEVAGEVINDVKKMISSSHCRHKMIKRGSVNSADKRQSGDGLLGSLTCQWSGDAQVGSSGMSSEYPSCESVTDEYAGYLIKVLKKEGGNRELILDQYATRLAYRSIKSGLAHAARKIKQRSPLRLHSSRRLHNDRSPDVSQIPTSKSSHTEKDGSSCESLPCACQDGQDMSSNEYVELVNFAESLAYNITCDVTRKLRMSSVRLPKSLTDSCLYRKSTVEDMPENQIKNTFSCSLLPYTETNRLYHSTSSLNDGKSNNGVMQVIEHYARKIVDDTLEMTLGPGCVQAAGDRRALERNSFTEKLAEAYEACRYCQGRDCLFCSRDGRRGFQGLKIRRQQESDAVTGLEIPRIHIDLEKRAAFAEEMVSSAIEKAKKELSCTSLNADSGIGHDGASFAESLTTEIMTSALSNVCQTVNLGTSRREGVNVTESTVSQQLSLSVGDDSLGSWSNLSFEEDHPDESSSFHHLSDSVCIFSPPSSNGNSSSWSSLGLEGEVYEEHLSFSPSDSDGTEEKEAEAKEDSAGAVRVEREHGPAERALLVVSTDVQGRSVDPQLTALLQWIAASIADLSSMQLSQISAQELQQLPAVAQRLREREFRVGDLLQALLRYFEERRTEEEVGDTRNGHKSLFQWLLEQA; via the exons ATGGACGCCTGTGCACGAATCAGAGGAGTCCCGTTAAAGAGCCGTGCCACCATGAAGAAAGAG ACCATCCGTGAGGGCTCGAACCCGTGCCTAAAGAGCCTGTTGAAACACAAGAAGGAGCTGTGCAATGTGGTAGTGGAGCTGCATAATAAAGAACCACAGTATCTATCAGAA GTACATTATGTATGCTTACCTAGTCACGCTGAGGGGGAAGACTTTACTCTACAG GCTCTGACGTCCCTCTCCACTGAGATGATGGAGTTGCTTAGATCACTACATGTACATACCCTTAAAGATGAAGAGATTCTGCTCCTCAAGGACCCTAAAAGGCCCTTTGAGAGAAAAGACAGTGTTTCTCAG GCCTGTTCAAGAGCCTTGTGCATTTTGAGACATAGCCCCACTCCTCAGATCAGTGTTTGCAGCATGCTGGGGTTGTTGGCTCGATACACAGCTGGGATAAGGTATGCACTGGAGTTACAGGTTCTGCAGAGGGGCACTTCAGAAGCATGCCAAGCTGAGGATGATGACACCAATCAATCTGTCTCTTCTATCGAAGAGGACTTTGTTACTGCATTTGAGCATCTTGAAGAGGAGGACACAG GTGCCCATAGTCAGAGGAATCAAAGGGATGTGGCATCCCAGACTGTCCCCTCTCATTTAAGAGACTTATCTGGATCTCGCATTATTAtaagttccataccgagaaagtCAGTGCGCAAGGAAAAGGTTGCTGCAAAAGTTTTAGAAACCGTCCCGAAGTCAACAACGTGGCCTGCATGTTCAGAGAACTTATATGCACTTAGCAGTTTTCCAAAGGGACGTGTTACTTCCACATCCCTCACAGAGTCAGATGAGTCAGACTGTTCAAGTCCCAGCCCCATTATATTCCTGGATGAAGTTGGATATCAGAAGAGTCTTAAAGCAAAACTTGACATTCCCAAGATCCCTGTTTTAAAGGACGGAGTCGAAGACTCTGACTCAGAAGTCAGTGAATTTTTTGACAGCTTTGATCAGTTTGATGAACTAGACCAGTCTTTTGATTCCAACATCAAGGTTCTTAAAGAACAGCCCCACCCTGGTCAAACAGAGAAGCATGTTGACAAATCCGGTTGTAAATTTGTATCAAGGGGGTGCTCGACCACAGCAATGAACCCTCACAAGTTTGATCATAGGACTCTTCCAGCCAATGTCAAGAAACCAACTCCACTTAAACCAGGATCACCGTACAGTATTCACTCTGATTCACCAGATTCCCCGCGGCCTGCGAGGACTCCCTGCGACGAAAGCGGGCCGCTCTTCAGTCCGGTTCGTTCATCTGCATTCAGCCCACTGGGAGAAGGAGGGTCCTTAGAGTATTTTTGGAAGGCAGATGGAGATGGCTCAGAATTACGTAAACCGCAGGACCTTTGCTCGCTGTACAAAACGTACTCTGATTTTGCCAACAACCTGTCAAAAGAAATTCTTGGATCGGTCTGTGGGTACTCCTCCCCTGTTGATTTTAACATTAATAAGAACTTGAGCTGCGTGTGTCATAAGGAGTTCAAAAACACTAATGGGCATCTAATGAAGCTCTCAGACATCCAGGAGACAGTCACCATCACCAAATCCCAATCACAGTCTCTTAAGGATGGGATTCAGAAGTTTGCTACAGACTTGGTTGAAATGAGCCTTGGAAGTGCCTTAAGGGACTTGCAGAAAGGTGTGTCCTCCTGTACCACTACACTTTGCCATTTGGCTGCAAGGCTAACTTCTTCAGTATTTCAAATGGCCTTTCATGAAATAGGTATGCGCCGTGCTTATGTGTTAAAAGAGCGTGCCATAAATGGCCTAGCCAATTTCCTAGTAGGCGAAGCCATTTCCGGAGCCCTCAAAGAGTTCCTCTTTGTGAAGAAGCAGATTTTCAACAACACCGTCACACGTTTTGCTGCAGATCTTGCAGAGGAGTTAGTGTTCGAGGGTATCATGGAGGTTTGCCAGTTTTCACATCCCTCAACGCCACTCACACCAAGCGACTGGTCGTTTGAGCAAGAGGAGGAAGTGGTTTCATCCTACGCTTCTGACCTGTCAGAGTCGGTTCTCCAAGAGGCTTTTATAGAGCTCTCACAAGCTGATGTGACTTTCACTACACAGGCAGCTATCAGTGTGTCAGTAGACAACATTTGCTACGTGAGTGCTGAAGATAGTACTCTCATCACAAAAACCTGCAGTGCCCAAACTAGCTATCTTGGTTCTCAGGTCGTCACAGAGGCTGCAAATCAAGAGCAGGACGGTTGCACGGTGAAGAAAGCCTTGTATTGTGTGTCAGGTATGGCCAGTTGTGTTCCAGTTCCTGTGGCTGGCAAGGTCATATCCCATGTGCACAACTCAGACGAACCTTCTCAGTATAAATCAAGTATTGGGCATGTATGTCAGACCagtcctaaaagaaccatttgttGCCATGGGGAAGTAGCATCCTCAACCTCAGATACATCTGAGGCAACTCAGACTGAATCATCACCAGGGCCTGCAAGAACCCAGGATGCCAGTGGTGAGGAACTTGATGGCAATCCGTCCATTGAAAATGATTCCAACAAACCCTCGATTGGAAAGACTTTTCAAAACTTCTCTGGGAATATGGTGGACACTATAGTAGGCGAGGCCTTCGATCTTATGCATTCTTCAACAAAAGTGAAGAAGAAAGTAGAAGATTGCGCAGACTTTTTGAGCAAAACGATAGCAGCTCGCATATCCACTCCAAGCCATGTATCGACTCCGAGAGGTCCCTCTCAAGTTCCCTTTAACTTGGTGTCAAAGGGCTCTTGTGACCCGTCCACCAGAAGTATACGTCCAGTCTCCAAGCTCACCCCAGAGGTCCGTTCTGTCATGAGAATGGACACATTGGAAGTCCCCAGTTTTGAAGTCACCACATGCAGTGGTAGAAAAGTCGGTGCGGATGACTTTCCAAGCAACAACTCTGGAACAAAATCAACTGAAATCCCTAGCACTCCACCCTCAAGTCCTCAGCAACCATCAGACGAGTACAGTGAAAAACAGATCAGACAGTTCTCGAAGAAGCTCAAAGGTACGCTCGCAAAAGAATTTTCTCCTGCTACTCCTCCACCCACCCCTTATTACCCGCCTGCCACCGACACCAAAGAGGAAGGCTCAGTTTCAGACAAGGCTGATTTCATGCTGAAACTCATTAGGTCTCTCTCTGAAGAAGCTGGCAGCAATGAAGATGAGGAGGAGGACCAGGAAGATGGTCCTCACTCTAGAAACTGCCAGGCAGAGCTGAGTCCCAACGTCAGAAGCAGAATGATAGAAAGGAGCGCGCTCCATTATGCAGAGCGTTTAGCATGCCACATTGTTTCAATGGCCACCGAGATGGACACTCTAAGTCTCGGAGATGTGAAGAAGCCAACGGGTGACGAAAGCAAAGGCAGTGTTGCCTTGCATAGTGCCCAGTTCTCAGAGCAGACTTTAAACTCTCTGTGGACATATGCTGGAGAAGTTGCTGGAGAAGTCATCAATGATGTCAAGAAGATGATTAGTTCGAGCCACTGTCGTCATAAAATGATCAAAAGAGGATCTGTAAACTCTGCAGACAAGCGTCAGAGTGGAGACGGCCTTTTGGGAAGTTTAACTTGTCAGTGGTCTGGTGACGCCCAAGTGGGTTCAAGTGGGATGTCGTCAGAGTATCCAAGTTGCGAGAGCGTCACTGACGAATATGCGGGATACCTCATTAAGGTGCTCAAGAAAGAGGGAGGCAACCGGGAGCTTATCTTGGATCAGTACGCCACTCGCTTGGCGTATAGATCTATTAAATCTGGCCTGGCTCATGCGGCACGAAAAATAAAGCAGAGATCTCCTTTGAGGCTTCATTCTTCTAGGCGTTTGCACAATGATCGTAGTCCTGATGTTTCTCAGATTCCCACATCCAAGTCATCCCACACTGAAAAAGATGGATCCTCTTGTGAATCTCTGCCGTGTGCTTGTCAAGACGGCCAAGACATGAGCAGTAATGAATATGTAGAGCTTGTGAACTTCGCAGAGTCTCTGGCCTACAACATCACATGTGATGTTACGAGAAAGCTGAGAATGAGCTCAGTTAGACTGCCAAAATCGCTCACTGATTCTTGCCTCTACAGGAAATCGACTGTTGAGGACATGCcagaaaatcaaatcaaaaatacattttcatgctCTCTTTTACCTTACACGGAAACTAACAGGCTGTACCATAGTACGAGCAGCTTGAACGATGGCAAAAGCAACAACGGTGTAATGCAAGTGATTGAACATTATGCCAGGAAAATTGTTGATGACACTTTGGAAATGACACTGGGGCCTGGATGCGTTCAGGCAGCCGGGGACAGGAGGGCACTCGAACGCAATTCCTTCACAGAAAAGCTGGCTGAGGCGTACGAAGCCTGTCGATACTGCCAAGGTCGAGATTGCCTGTTTTGCAGTAGAGACGGCCGTCGCGGTTTTCAGGGACTGAAAATAAGAAGGCAACAAGAATCCGATGCAGTGACTGGCCTGGAAATTCCTAGAATACACATTGATTTGGAAAAAAGAGCTGCTTTTGCTGAAGAAATGGTGTCTAGTGCCATTGAGAAAGCCAAGAAGGAACTGAGCTGCACCAGCCTGAATGCAGACAGTGGGATTGGTCATGATGGCGCAAGCTTTGCAGAAAGTCTCACCACAGAGATTATGACATCCGCATTGTCCAACGTCTGCCAAACCGTCAATCTTGG TACCTCTAGGAGAGAAGGCGTCAATGTGACGGAGTCAACAGTGAGTCAGCAGCTCAGTTTGAGCGTCGGTGATGACAGTCTCGGTAGTTGGTCCAATCTGAGTTTTGAAGAAGACCACCCAGATGAGAGCAGCAGCTTTCACCATCTAAGTGACAG tgtatgta ttttctctcctCCCAGCAGTAATGGAAACAGCAGTAGCTGGAGCAGTCTGGGTTTAGAAGGCGAGGTTTATGAAGAGCATTTGTCCTTCTCTCCATCAGACAG TGACGGCACTGAAGAGAAGGAAGCTGAGGCCAAAGAGGATTCAGCCG GAGCAGTGCGAGTGGAGAGGGAACATGGGCCTGCAGAAAGAGCTCTGCTGGTGGTCAGTACAGATGTCCAGGGTCGATCTGTGGACCCTCAGCTGACTGCTCTGCTCCAGTGGATCGCCGCCTCTATCGCTGATCTGTCTTCAATGCAGCTCAGCCAGATCTCAGCCCAGGAGCTGCAGCAG CTGCCAGCCGTGGCGCAGAGGCTGAGGGAGAGAGAGTTCAGGGTCGGCGACCTCCTGCAAGCTCTTctgagatattttgaagaacgccGTACTGAAGAAGAGGTCGGGGACACAAGGAACGGCCACAAGAGTCTGTTCCAGTGGCTTCTGGAGCAAGCGTAA